The DNA region TCTATGGGGGGCTGGTTTATGCCTCTTCCGGAGGGGAAGGGGCGACTGGGCACGGGGCGGCAGCGGCCCACGGCGGTGAAACAACAGCCAGACTGTTGGACCTCTTGTACCGCTCGATTAATTTTATCATCTTTTTTGTGGTCCTCTTTATACTGCTTCGAAAACCCCTGAAACAAGGATTGGCCAGCCGCCGTGATTCCATTGAAAGGGAATTGCAGGAGTTAGAGACCAAAAAAGAGGAGGCCAAAAAGGAATATCAGGCCCTGGAAAAGAGGATTGCCAATATTAAAGGGGAAAGAGAGGCCATCCTGGCCGAATTTAAGGCCGAAGGGGAAAAGGAACAACGAAAAATTGTTGAAAATGCCCAAAAAGTGGCTTCCCGTATCGTCGAACAGACCCAAATAACCATCCAACAGGAAATCCAGAAGGCCAACCTCTCATTGAGGCAAGAACTGGCCGAGATGGCCGTCCAGATGGCCGAAGATATATTGAAAAAGAATATCACCGAGAACGATCAAAAAGTCCTGATCGGTGAATACTTAGCAAAGGTGGTGACCCATTAAGTGAGAAATTTTACTGTTTCCCGAAGATATGCCAGGGCTCTCCTCTCCTTGGGAAAAGAAGACGGGAACTATCTTAAGTACGGGGAAGAGCTAAAAGCCTTTAGTGATTTGCTAAAGAGAGAAACCCAGGCCCGCTATGTCCTCCAGAGCCCGATTTATGATTTTACCAGTCGGAGCAATCTCCTGAAAGCGATTCTTAACAAGACCGGGTTCTCCCAAACCATTAATAATTTTATTCAGCTTCTATTAACCAAGGGTCGGATCCGGTATGTGGAGGATATTAGTCTATTCTATGCGCAGTTGACCGATGAACTCTCCAATATTAAAAGGGCCATGGTCACCACAGCGGTCCAGCTCAGTGAGGATATCATTAAAAGAATTCAGGCGGCCTTGAAAGAGGTTGTTCAAAAAGAAGTTATCGT from Deltaproteobacteria bacterium includes:
- the atpH gene encoding ATP synthase F1 subunit delta; translated protein: MRNFTVSRRYARALLSLGKEDGNYLKYGEELKAFSDLLKRETQARYVLQSPIYDFTSRSNLLKAILNKTGFSQTINNFIQLLLTKGRIRYVEDISLFYAQLTDELSNIKRAMVTTAVQLSEDIIKRIQAALKEVVQKEVIVTVNQDPSIIGGIIAQVGDLTLDGSLRTQLKSLKESLRRGEGI
- the atpF gene encoding F0F1 ATP synthase subunit B, whose product is MPRFFSFSSTSCLRNLFNFLKIHLPLIALIFLYGGLVYASSGGEGATGHGAAAAHGGETTARLLDLLYRSINFIIFFVVLFILLRKPLKQGLASRRDSIERELQELETKKEEAKKEYQALEKRIANIKGEREAILAEFKAEGEKEQRKIVENAQKVASRIVEQTQITIQQEIQKANLSLRQELAEMAVQMAEDILKKNITENDQKVLIGEYLAKVVTH